The following proteins are co-located in the Eptesicus fuscus isolate TK198812 chromosome 9, DD_ASM_mEF_20220401, whole genome shotgun sequence genome:
- the TMEM275 gene encoding transmembrane protein 275 → MPPKGKSGGPSAQAPAGARGWLPELRSPALCCACGLCVLLAGVNVTLVGAFASFPPKHYAPLVVGPALLVVALGLFAACCACSRRGPGARPHSAAAKGPRRGGSGAGPVALEMESSERTAQDTTAIQLSPAASSASSSHSSPGPDPGPFALDASAPAAAYTPRTNGDRLILPRERAAP, encoded by the coding sequence ATGCCGCCCAAAGGGAAGAGTGGAGGGCCCTCTGCACAGGCGCCCGCCGGCGCGCGGGGCTGGCTGCCGGAGCTGCGGTCCCCCGCGCTGTGCTGCGCCTGCGGTCTGTGCGTGCTGCTGGCGGGCGTGAACGTGACCCTGGTGGGCGCCTTCGCCTCCTTCCCGCCGAAGCACTACGCGCCGCTGGTGGTGGGGCCGGCACTGCTGGTGGTGGCGCTGGGCCTCTTCGCGGCCTGCTGCGCGTGTAGCCGCCGGGGCCCCGGGGCCCGCCCGCACTCAGCGGCCGCCAAGGGTCCGCGCCGGGGCGGCAGCGGCGCCGGGCCGGTGGCGCTGGAGATGGAGAGCAGCGAGCGCACGGCGCAGGACACCACGGCCATTCAGCTCAGCCCCGCCGCCTCGTCCGCGTCCTCCAGCCACTCCAGCCCCGGCCCCGACCCCGGCCCCTTCGCCCTGGACGCCTCCGCGCCTGCGGCCGCCTATACGCCGCGCACCAACGGGGACCGCCTCATCCTGCCCCGGGAGCGTGCCGCCCCCTAG